A window of Tripterygium wilfordii isolate XIE 37 chromosome 7, ASM1340144v1, whole genome shotgun sequence contains these coding sequences:
- the LOC120003143 gene encoding cytokinin dehydrogenase 3-like, giving the protein MAENFTSKTYLLILLFITRLVSITRKSKPWITLLRNEFLIKYIDISNRLHVDADSIKLASSDYGNIVHQTPAAVLRPSSVQDITNLVKFAYSSTVPVTIAARGHSHSIRGQAMARDGVVVDMMALRENVNESGVFVSGSVDSGFYADVGGEQLWVDVLHQTLKHGLAPVSWTDYLYLTVGGTLSNAGISGQTFRFGPQISNVNMMDVITGKGELVTCSGDASPELFYGVLGGLGQLGIITRARIALEPAPKRVKWVRMLYSDFTAFTKDQESLISINGRYQENALHYLEGSLLLHNQSHSNNWRSSFFPPSDTPKITSLMKEHCIIYCLELAKYYDDDATQHTVDQELQLLLDGLCFNPGFMFKRDVSYVDFLERVRSGELKLQSQGLWDVPHPWLNLFLPKSRISDFDSGVFKDIVMTRNITVGPILIYPMNRNKWDDRMSAAIPDEDVFYTVGFLHSSGIDSWEEFDEQNKEILKFCDNAGIDVKQYLPYYTTKEDWINHFGPKWATFQDRKAKFDPKMLLSPGQRIFN; this is encoded by the exons ATGGCTGAGAATTTCACAAGCAAAACATATTTGCTCATCTTGTTATTCATAACCCGTTTGGTATCCATAACAAGGAAATCCAAGCCATGGATAACATTACTCCGAAATGAATTCCTTATAAAATACATTGACATCTCCAATAGGCTCCATGTTGATGCTGATTCGATAAAATTGGCCTCAAGCGATTACGGCAACATAGTTCACCAAACTCCAGCGGCAGTTCTACGGCCATCGTCGGTGCAAGACATCACCAATCTCGTCAAATTCGCATATTCCTCCACTGTTCCCGTCACTATAGCCGCTAGGGGCCATAGCCATTCCATCCGTGGACAGGCCATGGCACGTGACGGGGTTGTGGTGGACATGATGGCTTTGAGAGAGAACGTAAATGAGAGTGGAGTGTTTGTCTCCGGAAGTGTCGATTCGGGGTTTTATGCAGACGTTGGGGGTGAGCAACTATGGGTTGATGTGTTGCACCAGACACTAAAACATGGTCTTGCACCGGTTTCGTGGACCGATTACCTGTACCTTACCGTTGGTGGAACACTTTCTAATGCCGGAATCAGTGGCCAAACGTTCCGTTTTGGGCCTCAGATCAGCAATGTTAATATGATGGATGTGATAACTG GAAAGGGCGAGTTGGTGACTTGCTCGGGAGATGCGAGTCCGGAGCTGTTTTATGGTGTACTTGGAGGTTTGGGTCAATTAGGCATTATCACCCGAGCACGAATCGCCTTGGAACCAGCACCAAAGAGG GTCAAGTGGGTAAGAATGCTTTACAGCGATTTCACAGCTTTCACAAAGGACCAAGAAAGTTTGATCTCAATCAATGGAAGGTATCAAGAGAACGCACTTCACTACTTGGAAGGTTCACTTCTATTACACAATCAAAGTCATTCAAACAATTGGAGATCCTCCTTTTTTCCACCATCCGATACCCCTAAAATCACGTCCCTCATGAAGGAGCACTGCATTATCTACTGTCTAGAATTAGCCAAGtattatgatgatgatgctaCCCAACACACCGTAGATCAG GAACTGCAATTACTGCTGGATGGACTATGCTTTAATCCGGGATTTATGTTCAAAAGAGATGTATCCTACGTGGACTTTCTTGAGAGGGTCCGAAGTGGAGAGCTAAAGCTTCAGTCACAAGGATTATGGGATGTTCCACATCCATGGTTAAACCTCTTTTTACCCAAATCTCGTATCTCAGATTTCGATTCAGGTGTTTTCAAGGACATTGTGATGACAAGGAATATCACTGTAGGACCTATCCTCATTTATCCTATGAATCGAAACAA ATGGGACGATAGAATGTCTGCAGCAATACCGGATGAAGATGTCTTTTACACTGTAGGATTTTTGCATTCAAGTGGGATTGATAGTTGGGAGGAGTTTGATGAGCAAAACAAAGAGATACTGAAATTCTGTGATAATGCTGGCATTGATGTCAAGCAGTACCTACCCTATTACACAACTAAAGAAGATTGGATTAACCATTTTGGACCAAAATGGGCAacttttcaagataggaaagcCAAATTTGATCCTAAAATGTTACTCTCCCCGGGACAAAGAATTTTCAACTAA